From a region of the Bradysia coprophila strain Holo2 chromosome X unlocalized genomic scaffold, BU_Bcop_v1 contig_173, whole genome shotgun sequence genome:
- the LOC119068344 gene encoding uncharacterized protein LOC119068344: MSNTDLHVQCNVVEVDHQNDDIKDDYEYIFLSDGSNTQLDDFLETWREEIYRKHRILRLNDDCFFKIFSYLPANDLCAISETCRDFQRLSRYYVEGHSKRFHLERASFYNKWSKIRLNDAKRFIRNFGQNLKILSLKNDEFESDANPMRLLPLLDRYCTQLQDFVIDVSHLNPMTIIQSEQLNANLQRLSIGAYMIPSDTNIFGPLNIDAILTHFTALKHLEVNHLRWTVGEGAYIAKRYEALESLSLQSFILPPVDTLTAFLSENRQLKRVKFSCCFFNKCTYPLTLPTIPNLESFTLLSDNNFHVSHDDIGGMQIHQLRLSDITGDIPALKKLRIDLKNFQKSNLNPLLDRLAVHNTIEKICIERTHEFPDEMEKHLCALTSLKILRFTWVKGFTNEIAKKLACGLPNLPYVEFHYCDVTFSMIEYFLEFSHGVHTICLFMHVLHKKRSPFTKAVLLSMINARRRNRHRNVVLTLILNDKVISEAKRNEEGVLKLLLDCADVIRVLPSRTINILK, translated from the coding sequence ATGTCGAACACAGATCTACATGTACAGTGCAATGTAGTGGAGGTTGACCATCAGAACGATGATATCAAGGATGATTATGAGTACATATTTCTATCAGATGGATCGAATACGCAGTTAGATGATTTCTTAGAGACATGGCGCGAAGAAATCTATCGGAAACATAGGATTCTTCGCTTGAATGACGATTGTTTCTTCAAAATCTTCAGTTATTTGCCGGCGAATGATTTGTGTGCGATCAGCGAAACATGTCGTGATTTCCAAAGACTTTCCCGCTATTACGTCGAAGGGCATAGCAAAAGATTTCACTTGGAACGGGCGAGTTTCTACAACAAGTGGTCTAAAATCAGATTGAATGATGCTAAACGGTTCATTCGGAACTTCGGTCAAAACCTCAAAATATTGTCGCTCAAAAACGACGAGTTTGAGAGTGATGCAAATCCGATGAGACTGCTGCCTCTACTAGACCGATATTGCACTCAGTTGCAGGACTTTGTAATAGACGTCAGCCATTTGAATCCAATGACAATTATCCAGTCCGAACAACTGAATGCTAATTTGCAACGATTGTCGATCGGAGCATATATGATACCCAGTGATACCAACATATTCGGCCCACTAAATATCGACGCAATTTTGACACACTTTACAGCGTTGAAACATTTGGAGGTGAATCACTTGCGTTGGACCGTAGGTGAAGGTGCGTACATAGCGAAGCGTTACGAAGCATTAGAGTCCTTATCGCTGCAGAGTTTCATTTTACCGCCTGTCGACACGTTAACAGCTTTCCTCAGCGAAAATCGACAATTGAAGAGAGTGAAGTTCTCGTGTTGCTTCTTTAATAAATGCACGTATCCACTAACACTGCCAACAATTCCAAATTTGGAGTCATTCACGTTACTTAGTGACAACAATTTTCATGTATCCCATGATGACATCGGAGGTATGCAAATACATCAGCTTCGTTTGTCGGATATTACGGGCGATATTCCAGCACTAAAGAAACTTCGAATCgacttgaaaaattttcaaaaatccaaCCTCAACCCACTTCTTGACCGTTTAGCAGTGCACAATACCatcgaaaaaatttgtattgagAGAACCCATGAATTTCCTGACGAAATGGAAAAACACTTGTGTGCACTGACCTCGTTGAAAATATTGAGGTTTACCTGGGTTAAAGGTTTTACCAATGAAATTGCCAAAAAATTGGCCTGTGGCTTGCCGAATTTACCGTATGTTGAATTCCATTATTGCGatgttaccttcagtatgatcgaatattttctggaattttcgCATGGTGTTCATACAATTTGTCTTTTTATGCATGTACTGCACAAGAAAAGATCACCGTTCACGAAAGCTGTGTTGTTGTCTATGATCAATGCTCGACGCCGAAACAGACACAGGAATGTGGTATTGACGTTGATTCTAAATGACAAAGTCATATCAGAGGCAAAAAGAAATGAGGAAGGAGTTCTTAAATTGTTACTGGACTGTGCTGATGTTATCAGAGTACTCCCATCACGTACGATAAATATTCTGAAGTAA
- the LOC119068345 gene encoding uncharacterized protein LOC119068345, whose amino-acid sequence MSNGDQQVHDDVMEVDHQKDDHEYKFLSDGSNSQLADFLETWREEIYRKHRILRLNDDCFFKIFSYLRANDLRVLSETCRDFQRLSRCYVEGHSRRFRLQRENFYNDGSNISLDDAKLFIRNFGQYLKKLSLKIDDFLIAEKPIGLLPHIDRYCTQLQDLVIDVTSSDPMTIIQCEQLNANLQRLAIGAHMRQCDSIFGPINVDEILTHFASLKHLEVNRLRWIVGEGAYIAKRYEALESLSLQSFILPPVDTLTAFLSENQQLKRVKLSCCLFYKFTSHVTLTLPNLESFWLRFRDYKYRVSGDDIEGMQIHQLHLSDITGDIPALKKLRIDMNIFQKSNLNPLLDRLAVHNTIEKIGIANTDEFPDEMEKHLCALTSLKILRFTWVKGFTNEIAKKLACGLPNLPYVEFHYCDVTFSMIEYFLEFSHGVHTICLFIHVPKKERSPLTKAVLLSMMNARRRNKHSNVVLTLILNDNVISKARMRCDDGVCELLLDCTDIIKVLPSSMINTLRY is encoded by the coding sequence ATGTCGAACGGAGATCAACAAGTACATGATGATGTTATGGAGGTTGACCATCAGAAGGATGATCATGAGTACAAATTTCTATCAGATGGATCGAATTCGCAGTTAGCTGATTTCTTAGAGACATGGCGCGAAGAAATCTATCGGAAACATAGGATTCTTCGCTTGAATGACGattgttttttcaaaatcttcaGTTATTTGCGGGCGAATGATTTGCGTGTGCTGAGCGAAACATGTCGCGATTTCCAAAGACTTTCTCGCTGTTACGTCGAGGGGCATAGCAGAAGATTTCGCCTTCAAAGGGAGAATTTCTATAACGATGGGTCTAACATAAGTTTGGATGATGCTAAACTGTTCATCCGGAACTTCGGTCAATACCTCAAAAAATTGTCGCTCAAAATCGATGACTTTCTGATTGCTGAAAAACCGATTGGACTGCTGCCTCACATAGACCGATATTGTACTCAGTTGCAAGACCTTGTAATTGACGTCACCTCTTCGGATCCAATGACAATTATCCAGTGCGAACAGCTGAATGCAAATTTGCAACGATTGGCGATTGGAGCACATATGCGGCAATGTGACTCCATATTTGGCCCAATAAATGTCGACGAAATTTTGACACACTTTGCATCGTTGAAACATTTGGAGGTGAATCGCTTGCGTTGGATCGTAGGTGAAGGTGCGTACATAGCGAAGCGTTACGAAGCATTAGAGTCCTTATCGCTGCAGAGTTTCATTTTACCGCCTGTCGACACGTTAACAGCTTTCCTCAGCGAAAATCAACAATTGAAAAGAGTAAAGTTATCGTGTTgcttattttataaattcacGAGTCACGTTACACTAACATTGCCAAATTTGGAGTCTTTCTGGCTACGATTTCGAGACTACAAGTATCGTGTATCCGGTGATGACATCGAAGGTATGCAAATACATCAGCTTCATTTGTCGGATATTACGGGCGATATTCCAGCACTAAAGAAACTTCGAATCGAcatgaacatttttcaaaaatccaaCCTCAACCCACTTCTTGACCGTTTAGCAGTGCACAATACCATCGAAAAAATTGGTATTGCGAACACCGATGAATTTCCTGACGAAATGGAAAAACACTTGTGTGCACTGACCTCGTTGAAAATATTGAGGTTCACCTGGGTTAAAGGTTTTACCAATGAAATTGCCAAAAAATTGGCCTGTGGCTTGCCGAATTTACCGTATGTTGAATTCCATTATTGCGatgttaccttcagtatgatcgaatattttctggaattttcaCATGGTGTTCATACAATTTGTCTGTTTATACATGTACCGAAAAAGGAAAGGTCACCGCTCACGAAAGCTGTTTTGTTGTCTATGATGAATGCTCGACGCCGAAACAAACACAGTAATGTGGTATTGACGTTGATTCTAAATGACAATGTCATATCTAAAGCAAGAATGAGATGTGATGATGGAGTTTGTGAATTGTTACTGGACTGTACTGATATTATCAAAGTACTTCCATCAAGTATGATAAATACTTTGAGGTACTAA
- the LOC119068346 gene encoding uncharacterized protein F54F2.9, producing MRTATLAIFIYLSIHCAHAWDTEELEIFDLVEEINLNFYNVLGVQQDASLTEIKRAFRNLSVILHPDKSDAEDANIQFRNLVSVYEVLKDSSKREKYNEVLKNGLPNWKSALYYYRRVRKMGLAEMSFIVFVIVTIGQYLVAWAAYAEKKYTAETMLGSRLKKLQKKNKTNVDMDTILNEIPVPSMFNTLPFQIPKLIWNTPGAIKGIFQSYSQYKQEQAEIRLEEEKEAERLRLLDEAFLREKEQKKEGIRKRKEKFAAKEKTDAELQGYSKLNPGRAGSGVTAVNTKEIFSGGFWTDEDLTELVRLVKKYPGGTPARWEVIAEMMNRSVHEITFMAAKMKENGYRVPGQTDSVAESIVQDASKKLKAKRAANPIIVPETTWSQEQQQLLELAIVKYPKTTVGDRWSKISNSIPGKTREECLARYKHLVEIVKAQKERAKSDEQSADDKVITEKLDDDKIEDVTVEDNDVNDEEEPPKKAQNKGKPRNKRKDRKNRMDFSSDEEEDDYDSN from the exons ATGCGAACTGCCACATTAGCAATTTTCATCTATTTATCCATTCATTGTGCACATGCCTGGGACACGGAGGAATTGGAGATATTCGATTTAGTTGAGGAGATCAATCTGAATTTCTACAATGTCTTGGGCGTACAACag GACGCATCGCTAACCGAAATCAAGAGGGCATTCCGAAATTTGTCGGTCATACTGCATCCGGACAAAAGTGATGCGGAGGATGCGAACATACAGTTCAGGAATTTAGTGTCAGTGTATGAGGTGCTGAAAGATTCGTCGAAGCGAGAAAA GTACAATGAAGTGCTCAAAAATGGTCTACCGAATTGGAAGTCGGCTCTGTACTATTACCGACGAGTACGTAAAATGGGCCTGGCAGAAATGagtttcattgtttttgtgatCGTAACAATCGGACAGTATCTCGTTGCATGGGCAGCCTACGCTGAAAAGAAATACACTGCC GAAACAATGCTCGGCAGTCGATTGAAAAAGCTTCAGAAGAAAAACAAGACGAACGTGGATATGGACACGATCTTAAACGAAATTCCTGTGCCGTCCATGTTCAATACGTTACCGTTTCAAATACCGAAATTGATCTGGAACACACCGGGTGCCATTAAGGGAATTTTCCAGTCGTATTCGCAGTACAAGCAAGAACAGGCAGAAATTCGTTTGGAGGAGGAAAAGGAAGCAGAACGACTAAGGCTGTTGGATGAAGCTTTCCTCAGGGAAAAGGAGCAGAAGAAGGAAGGAATAcggaaaagaaaggaaaagttTGCGGCCAAAGAGAAAACTGACGCTGAATTGCAGGGATATTCTAAATTGAATCCCGGTAGAGCCGGTTCCGGTGTCACAGCTGTGAACACAAAG gaaattttcaGTGGTGGTTTTTGGACGGACGAAGATTTAACAGAATTGGTTAGGCTGGTCAAAAAGTATCCGGGTGGTACACCAGCTAGGTGGGAAGTTATTGCTGAAATGATGAACCGAAGTGTGCATGAAATTACATTCATGGCCGCCAAAATGAAAGAGAACGGATATAGAGTACCAGGTCAAACCGACAGCGTAGCAGAGAGTATTGTGCAAGACGCCTCTAAAAAG CTCAAGGCTAAACGAGCGGCTAATCCTATAATTGTGCCTGAAACTACCTGGTCGCAGGAACAACAACAGTTACTTGAGCTAGCCATTGTAAAGTATCCGAAAACGACCGTCGGTGATCGCTGGAGCAAAATTTCCAATTCGATACCAGGAAAAACGAGAGAGGAATGCTTGGCACGGTACAAGCATCTCGTGGAAATAGTCAAGGCTCAGAAGGAACGTGCAAAGTCCGACGAGCAATCGGCCGATGACAAAGTGATAACCGAAAAATTGGACGATGATAAGATCGAAGACGTGACCGTTGAGGACAATGACGTAAACGATGAGGAAGAACCACCGAAGAAGGCACAAAACAAAGGAAAGCCGagaaataaacgaaaagaCCGGAAAAATCGAATGGACTTCTCCAGTGATGAGGAGGAGGATGATTATGATTCAAAttga
- the LOC119068343 gene encoding probable uridine nucleosidase 1, with protein MAHMAKKANQLITFNSNMSKPELVIFDTDMGTDDAWALFMLLKAEKRYNLKTLGITIVHGNTSLENAAENALRVLSASDRLDVRVYKGAVEPLVKESKKNFYHGINGFGDVVLPTTIDLNLIDSENAVNYMYRMVKEHPKQISLIAVGPLTNVALAMKMFPDFADLVKDIWVMGGNYSAIGNCKSECAEFNFFSDPEAAYVVLKNTKRKITIVPWEACMQQTIDISMDYRFNELANIKSCVTDVMNPVDEAIYRPKNKTQWNPCDAFLVSVFLENVKAVKRSTDCFATVECNGEMTRGQVAIYHMSGSEENFNVTMIEAVNTDVCRELLRWTAVWTEDSPELGD; from the exons ATGGCGCATATGGCAAAGAAGGCAAA TCAGTTGATTACATTCAATTCAAACATGTCGAAGCCCGAGCTGGTTATCTTTGACACAGATATGGGAACAGACGATGCATGGGCATTGTTTATGTTGCTGAAGGCCGAGAAGAGATACAATTTAAAGACATTAGGAATAACTATTGTTCATGGGAATACATCGCTTGAAAATGCTGCCGAAAATGCTTTGAGAGTTTTGTCGGCCTCTGATCGATTGGAC GTTCGGGTGTACAAGGGAGCCGTGGAACCACTGGTCAAGGAATCTAAGAAAAATTTCTATCATGGCATAAACGGTTTTGGCGATGTTGTGCTCCCGACGACGATTGATTTAAATCTCATTGACTCGGAAAATGCTGTTAATTACATGTATCGCATGGTGAAAGAG CATCCAAAACAAATATCTTTGATTGCTGTTGGTCCGCTAACAAATGTTGCATtggcaatgaaaatgtttccgGATTTCGCTGACCTGGTCAAAGATATTTGGGTGATGGGTGGTAACTATAGCGCCATTGGAAACTGCAAATCTGAGTGCGCCGagtttaatttcttttccGATCCTGAAGCCGCTTATGTAGTGTTAAAGAACACGAAGCGGAAAATAACGATTGTTCCGTGGGAAGCGTGCATGCAACAGACCATCGACATTTCAATG GACTACCGATTCAATGAACTTGCCAATATTAAAAGCTGCGTCACGGATGTCATGAATCCAGTCGATGAAGCTATTTACAGGCCAAAAAATAAGACCCAGTGGAATCCGTGCGACGCTTTTCTGGTTTCAgtgtttttggaaaatgtgaagGCCGTAAAGAGATCAACTGACTGTTTTGCAACGGTGGAGTGCAACGGCGAAATGACCAGAGGGCAAGTGGCCATTTACCATATGTCTGGATCGGAGGAAAATTTCAACGTAACCATGATTGAGGCCGTAAATACGGATGTTTGTAGAGAATTGTTGCGTTGGACAGCTGTTTGGACTGAAGATTCACCGGAGCTCGGTGACTGA
- the LOC119068342 gene encoding cilia- and flagella-associated protein 43 encodes MDLKLNDDDTSLRWAKYQEIKNASFIHDNILLFGGDNSLTFVNLSDGSSNSQSVTGNIGNGVTCFVGHKLYGIFAFSGACISPKIVLCSYPDFKQISCFQRSDSAPYLTMKFSETEHLIAVAGLPKYELEIWNWRTSKLLAVEQMDIQMDHQVLRVSHSLPLTITQYNPDDGNMNFWEVHTSVDTAKLIKRKIKCPFKDASGPFQMCYGIDGCIFFMNNKSVVYQIYPTSNKCNQIIVASSEVEDISTHINWYKGGLVIACDGYLRYFKKIVKDWVEQWNISSSSAITSTFCYNMELLLVACIDRNLMKLIDDSDASPPKLEMVTQFDTAIKYLAIINPAGKFVATVNSSNDFCVVEVATDKKVSKIVLDNISAMVAHPKLPIVAYGNALGYLYSLSLSEPVQPKYLSKFYLTTRCIKSLNYSSNGRTIVAYTSDNNIFVAQYLAGGKMYVTNQIPLATKLLHLTVNDNSIETHITALCVTTNDATKMISSDQLLHITVVGGNCTTNEINLSNDYTSIEYLNDGLDKFLAVPFKKTEFEIITLTRSKRFEIATTIRTPHLLKYFQVQIYSKFFVTFGIDGLVNVWDSNTFQVITSFFPHNKRFGGVMRCVVDANLRFFITLGSSNNLMCTDLSNKFHKSTKEALQTDTNLADFKKTMDVDLSPKGEEKTWLQQKLESEMEQERKNFQTDRQLLLEDLEKIKEKLRKLIDENETVPSNTKLDINEFNLNAEATDTFLEEAQQDRLEKEAYLTQFCVSQSKITELILASTWDPIDVKGTTLRGVFTKLKVENYALLKASENIENDLARTILYRKAENLVSQDDIFEPWIPKTTSQLEIGLSKLPGYKRDKIGEINYNDNDQVEQQPNSNYILPLSGTSSHIYIRPFPYRYNQMEVVTYQQMYAETVMGFHDILALRKYFNKIFDKMKKTKDYEINLVRERNQRLRHIQHEKNTLEKLRKSSVEHYREIVDPEYMHDENPNSIIKVDESEIGVRPYITEAEQKLLDEKNEEAMRRYRELMADDFPDRALNVMMNGVLEQRWEDEIKKDPQQPECLTSGKDPKNYTAADIASIALYEKQMKQINDERDRYFVKLTEEEQMIEELLEKQVKSFNTKVGETYLQKLHIEFCVACEELKLLRYHLLNFNRQLLSKKEKDLYKEVQELKDEIEKFSVTHNFLEFTFLGCRTRYEELNERNRLLDKQFKSSFLLSAPSQAVVDQAYRVFRRRPKWQMRAWQTAAILQDMAKRVNIGDCSTNGPPLPEVCFTHLEYLEKVDKFSNAPNLMDQTNWPILCKMRREKIEVEFKVRSCGALLAEAEASANAFSKEINLKRQKLAQFDMKLGELREEQKSNLINRSIQICLKGGAIEIPLTGSIKDFDTAVLLHESDVYEINEIIRKAGNKKLRVMESAAVFRRKIIHKEWQHKTLRIKMRNKEDAIKCIEKCKITKEVQNWLQYKQFGRGENISNTDLERERESVYARMEISCRDIMKQIQFVDRKILEKKVESSNLDRKIQLVNLDVAELNLKRNLEHEEMCEKERKIRLALLVERSRLVKQVQKQHAKILELTTMLELQRLKTYPTLNLQSTN; translated from the exons ATGGATTTGAAATTGAACGACGATGATACATCCTTGCG GTGGGCAAAATATCAAGAAATCAAAAATGCATCGTTCATTCACGACAACATACTACTGTTCGGTGGTGATAATTCACTTACATTCGTAAACTTGAGTGATGGTAGCAGCAATTCACAGTCTGTTACCGGTAATATTGGAAATGGTGTAACGTGTTTCGTAGGCCACAAACTCTATGGCATATTTGCATTTTCCGGCGCATGCATTAGTCCCAAGATTGTGCTGTGCTCATATCCGGACTTTAAGCAAATCAGTTGCTTCCAAA GATCTGATAGTGCACCTTACttaacaatgaaattctcggAAACGGAGCATCTGATTGCTGTGGCTGGTCTTCCCAAATATGAACTGGAAATTTGGAACTGGAGAACATCAAAATTGTTAGCTGTAGAACAAATGGACATTCAGATGGATCATCAGGTTTTAAG AGTCAGTCATTCATTACCTCTGACCATCACCCAATACAATCCTGACGATGGAAATATGAATTTCTGGGAAGTGCACACTTCGGTGGACACGGCAAAGTTAATTAaacgcaaaataaaatgtccaTTCAAAGATGCATCGGGACCATTCCAAATGTGTTATGGCATCGACGGGTGCatatttttcatgaacaacAAAAGTGTAGTGTACCAG ATCTATCCAACGTCTAATAAATGCAATCAAATTATTGTTGCATCAAGTGAGGTTGAAGATATCAGCACTCATATTAATTGGTACAAGGGAGGACTGGTGATTGCATGTGATGGATATCTGAGA TACttcaaaaaaatcgtaaaagaCTGGGTAGAACAATGGAATATATCGTCGAGCAGTGCAATAACTTCCACATTCTGTTACAACATGGAGTTACTATTGGTGGCCTGCATCGAtcgaaatttgatgaaattaattgatgATTCCGATGCTAGTCCGCCAAAGTTGGAAATGGTCACCCAATTTGACAC GgcgataaaatatttagcGATAATAAATCCAGCCGGAAAGTTTGTGGCAACAGTGAACTCGTCGAACGACTTTTGCGTTGTTGAAGTAGCAACCGATAAAAAG GTATCAAAAATCGTGTTAGACAATATATCTGCCATGGTAGCACACCCTAAATTACCAATTGTGGCTTATGGTAACGCGCTTGGCTATTTATATTCGCTATCGCTAAGTGAACCAGTACAACCTAAATATTTGTCCAAATTTTACCTAACCACCCGCTGCATCAAAAGTCTAAATTATTCGTCGAATGGCCGTACAATCGTTGCTTACACTAgcgataataatattttcgtagCTCAG TATCTCGCCGGtggaaaaatgtatgtaacAAACCAGATACCACTAGCGACGAAGCTTTTACATCTAACAGTCAACGACAACTCTATAGAAACTCACATTACTGCCCTATGTGTGACAACAAATGACGCGACCAAAATGATTTCGTCTGACCAGTTACTGCACATTACAGTCGTTGGCGGTAATTGTACGACCAATGAAATCAATTTGTCCAACGATTACACATCAATCGAATACCTAAACGACGGACTGGACAAATTTCTTGCCGTACCGTTTAAGAAGActgaattcgaaattattacGCTAACGCGAAGCAAGCGATTTGAAATTGCGACCACCATTCGAACGCCACATTtgctgaaatattttcaagttcAAATTTATTCGAAGTTTTTCGTTACTTTTGGTATTGACGGTTTGGTGAATGTGTGGGACTCAAATACATTCCAAGTGATCACCTCATTTTTTCCGCACAACAAAAGGTTCGGCGGTGTAATGAGATGTGTTGTTGATGCGAATTTGAG GTTTTTCATTACGTTGGGTAGCAGCAATAACTTGATGTGTACAGACCTATCAAATAAGTTTCAtaaatcaacaaaagaagCACTGCAAACGGATACAAATCTCGCCGATTTCAAGAAGACAATGGATGTTGATTTGTCTCCGAAAGGTGAAG AGAAAACATGGctacaacaaaaattggaatCAGAAATGGAACAGGAACGGAAAAATTTCCAGACCGATCGGCAATTACTTCTGGAAGATTTGGAAAagatcaaagaaaaattgcgaAAGCTCATCGACGAAAATGAGACCGTACCCAGCAACACCAAATTGGATATCAATGAGTTCAATTTGAATGCCGAGGCGACGGATACGTTTTTAGAGGAAGCACAACAGGATCGGCTCGAAAAAGAAGCTTATCTGACGCAATTTTGCGTATCGCAAAGTAAAATAACGGAACTTATTCTAGCGAGCACGTGGGATCCGATTGATGTTAAGGGGACCACGTTGCGGGGAGTCTTCACGAAATTGAAAGTCGAAAACTATGCATTGCTGAAGGCCAGTGAAAACATTGAGAACGACTTAGCGCGAACTATTTTATATCGCAAAGCCGAAAATTTAGTCAGCCAGGACGATATTTTTGAGCCGTGGATACCAAAGACAACCAGTCAACTGGAAATTGGTCTATCTAAATTGCCTGGTTATAAACGGGACAAAATTGGCGAAATTAACTACAACGATAATGATCAGGTGGAACAGCAACCGAATTCCAATTACATTTTACCGTTAAGCGGCACCTCAAGCCACATCTATATTCGTCCATTTCCATACCGGTACAATCAAATGGAAGTCGTCACGTACCAGCAAATGTATGCCGAAACTGTTATGGGTTTC CACGACATTCTGGCCCTCCGCAAGtactttaacaaaattttcgataagatgaaaaaaacgaaagattATGAGATCAACTTGGTGAGAGAACGGAACCAACGATTGCGGCACATTCAGCACGAGAAAAATACTCttgaaaaattgagaaagTCATCTGTCGAACATTACAGAGAAATTGTCGATCCGGAGTACATGCACGACGAAAATCCCAATTCGATTATTAAG gTCGACGAGTCAGAAATAGGTGTACGACCTTACATCACTGAAGCGGAGCAGAAATTGTTAGATGAAAAGAATGAAGAAGCAATGCGCCGCTACCGTGAACTTATGGCTGATGATTTTCCCGATCGAGCGTTAAATGTGATGATGAACGGTGTACTTGAACAGAG ATGGGAAGATGAGATTAAAAAAGATCCACAGCAACCAGAATGCCTTACTTCGGGCAAAGATCCAAAGAACTACACTGCAGCTGACATAGCATCCATTGCTCTTTATGAAAAGCAGATGAAGCAAATCAACGACGAACGCGACAGGTATTTTGTCAAGCTGACTGAAGAAGAGCAAATGATCGAAGAATTGTTAGAGAAGCAGGTCAAGTCGTTCAATACGAAAGTGGGCGAAACGTATTTACAAAAGTTGCACATCGAATTTTGCGTCGCATGTGAAGAGCTGAAATTGTTGCGCTATCATTTGCTCAATTTTAACCGACAGTTGCTGTCGAAGAAAGAGAAGGACCTTTA CAAAGAGGTACAAGAGCTGAAGGATGAAATCGAAAAGTTCTCTGTGACCCATAATTTCCTTGAATTTACTTTCCTGGGCTGCCGCACGAGATACGAAGagttaaacgaaagaaatcgACTGTTGGATAAGCAATTCAAAAGCAGTTTCCTGTTGAGTGCACCATCGCAGGCCGTTGTCGATCAAGCATATCGAGTATTCAG ACGACGTCCAAAGTGGCAAATGCGTGCATGGCAAACCGCAGCCATACTCCAAGACATGGCAAAACGTGTAAATATTGGCGATTGTAGCACCAATGGACCACCACTACCGGAAGTTTGTTTCACTCATCTGGAATACCTGGAAAAGGTTGATAAGTTTAGCAATGCTCCGAATCTTATGGACCAGACAAATTGGCCAATTCTGTGCAAAATGAGACGTGAGAAAATTGAAGTTGAATTCAAAGTTAGGAGCTGTGGAGCATTACTGGCTGAGGCTGAAG CTTCTGCGAACGCATTTtcgaaagaaataaatttgaaaaggcAAAAGTTAGCCCAATTTGACATGAAATTGGGTGAGCTGCGTGAGGAACAG AAATCCAATTTAATCAACCGGTCAATTCAAATATGCCTGAAGGGAGGTGCCATCGAAATTCCATTGACCGGTTCCATTAAGGACTTCGACACGGCCGTATTGCTTCATGAGTCAGATGTTtatgaaatcaatgaaataatcaGG AAAGCTGGCAATAAGAAGCTTAGAGTCATGGAAAGTGCTGCGGTGTTCCGTAGGAAAATCATTCATAAGGAATGGCAACACAAAACGCTGCGAATTAAAATGCGCAACAAGGAGGATGCTATAAAATGCATCGAAAAGTGTAAA ATCACAAAAGAGGTACAGAACTGGTTGCAATATAAGCAATTCGGACGAGGTGAAAATATATCAAACACAGATTTGGAACGCGAACGAGAGTCTGTGTATGCTCGTATGGAGATTAGCTGTCGCGACAT aatgaaacaaattcagtTTGTCGATCGAAAGATACTGGAGAAGAAGGTGGAGAGTTCAAATCTGgacagaaaaattcaattggtAAATTTGGATGTTGCCGAACTGAACTTAAAAAGAAATCTGGAGCACGAAGAAATGTGTGAAAAGGAACGGAAAATCAG GCTTGCGTTGTTGGTGGAAAGATCGCGATTAGTTAAACAAGTACAAAAGCAACATGCCAAAATTTTGGAGCTAACCACAATGTTAGAGCTACAACGTTTGAAGACATATCCGACGCTAAATCTACAATCGACAAATTAA